In Ovis canadensis isolate MfBH-ARS-UI-01 breed Bighorn chromosome 11, ARS-UI_OviCan_v2, whole genome shotgun sequence, the DNA window CTGGCTTCAGGGCAGGAGTGGGGATTGCTGGGTGATGCCAGCCCTGCCTCATCCTTCTTCTGCGGTTTCAGATTGTGGCCCGAGGCCTGATAGCTCGGGGAGCCCCAGGAGTCATCGTGAATGTTTCTAGCCAGGCCTCCCAACGGGGACTGACTAACCACAGTGTCTACTATGAGTGAGCCCCGGCTGTGCCctgcacccacccccaccccctgccaccccccATCTGAGCAGGCAGTTCAGGCTCCACACATGCCGTCCCTCCTCACAGGCTCCACTAAGGGTGCCTTGGACATACTGACCAAAGTGATGGCTGTGGAGCTCGGGCCACACAAGGTGAGCCCCAGTGGGACGCCTCCCCTCACCCAATCCATGTGCTCAGAGAGCCTCAGTCCCCTGAGCTGCCCCCCTGCCTGCGCCAGTGCAGATCCGTGTGAATGCAGTCAACCCCATGGTGGTGATGACACCCATGGGCCAGGCCGCCTGGAGTGACCCTCAGAAGGCCAAGGCCATGCTGGACCGCATCCCCCTCGG includes these proteins:
- the LOC138414449 gene encoding L-xylulose reductase-like; the protein is MSFNVNLRAVIQVSQIVARGLIARGAPGVIVNVSSQASQRGLTNHSVYCSTKGALDILTKVMAVELGPHKIRVNAVNPMVVMTPMGQAAWSDPQKAKAMLDRIPLGRFAEMENVVDTILFLLSDRSSMTTGSTVPVDGGFLAT